The Benincasa hispida cultivar B227 chromosome 9, ASM972705v1, whole genome shotgun sequence genome has a segment encoding these proteins:
- the LOC120084700 gene encoding uncharacterized protein LOC120084700, producing the protein MATHFRIAKVDRFPGQVISLAHIANANKIVKEKLMPMQLAMFRRTVFGRFVDVDMVFNNPIVHHMLLREVKRTKSDLMSFSVCGKVVTFSKDDFFVMTGLWQSPSRVDRNQQSSYELAINLVYYTKVAMMGKNKQKNPVDLKRFKDVQNLEYYNSLDWGTIIWERTLDALKTTLNDKSSLYKIKVKIKVKEGTVMSDAEREFRDTQWNDDLYLS; encoded by the exons atggctACACATTTCAGAATAGCCAAAGTCGACCGATTTCCTGGTCAAGTAATCAGTTTGGCCCACATTGCTAATGCAAACAAGATTGTAAAAGAGAAGCTCATGCCAATGCAGTTGGCCATGTTCAGGAGAACAGTTTTTGGACGATTTGTAGACGTTGATATGGTGTTTAACAACCCAATTGTCCATCACATGTTGCTTAGAGAAGTGAAAAGGACAAAATCTGACTTAATGTCATTCTCTGTCTGTGGGAAGGTTGTCACCTTTTCGAAGGATGACTTTTTTGTGATGACTGGTTTGTGGCAATCCCCATCACGAGTTGATCGGAACCAACAGTCCTCATATGAACTTGCTATCAA CCTAGTTTACTATACTAAGGTCGCAATGATGggaaaaaacaaacagaaaaatccAGTCGACCTCAAACGTTTCAAGGACGTTCAAAACTTGGAATACTACAATAGTCTTGATTGGGGTACCATTATTTGGGAGAGGACATTGGATGCCCTAAAGACTACATTGAATGATAAGAGCAGTCTATACAAGATAAAGGTCAAA ATAAAGGTTAAAGAGGGCACTGTGATGTCAGATGCTGAAAGGGAGTTTCGGGATACCCAGTGGAACGACGACCTATATTTGAGCTAG